A window of the Fuscovulum sp. genome harbors these coding sequences:
- the aroC gene encoding chorismate synthase: MSFNTFGHIFRVTTWGESHGPALGCTVDGVPPGIALSEADIQPWMDKRKPGQNKFTTQRKEPDEVRILSGVFEGVTTGTPIQLMIENTDQRSKDYGDIAQAFRPGHADITYHQKYGLRDYRGGGRSSARETAARVAAGAVARAVLARLAPGLRIAGYMVQMGPRGIDRTRLDLAEVDRNPFWCPDPVAAADWADYLDDLRKSHNSVGAVIEVVAEGVPSGLGAPLYGKLDSDLASAMMSINAVKAVEIGDGMASAALTGVENADEIRMGPDGPEFLSNHAGGILGGISTGQPVICRFAVKPTSSILTPRRTINAKGEEIDLITKGRHDPCVGIRAVPVGEAMMACVLLDHLLLDRGQTGGLRGAIG; the protein is encoded by the coding sequence ATGTCCTTCAACACCTTCGGCCATATCTTCCGGGTCACCACCTGGGGCGAAAGCCATGGCCCAGCGCTGGGCTGCACGGTTGATGGCGTGCCCCCCGGCATTGCCCTGTCGGAGGCTGACATTCAGCCCTGGATGGACAAGCGCAAGCCGGGCCAGAACAAGTTCACCACCCAACGCAAGGAACCCGATGAGGTGCGCATCCTGTCGGGCGTGTTCGAAGGCGTCACGACCGGCACTCCGATCCAGCTGATGATCGAAAACACCGACCAGCGGTCCAAGGATTACGGCGATATCGCGCAGGCTTTCCGCCCCGGCCATGCCGACATCACCTATCATCAGAAATACGGCCTGCGCGATTATCGCGGCGGTGGCCGGTCCAGCGCGCGGGAAACCGCGGCGCGGGTGGCTGCGGGCGCTGTTGCGCGCGCCGTTCTGGCGCGGCTGGCCCCCGGCCTGCGTATCGCGGGCTATATGGTGCAAATGGGCCCGCGCGGCATCGACCGCACCCGTCTCGATCTGGCCGAGGTGGATCGCAACCCCTTCTGGTGCCCCGATCCCGTCGCCGCTGCCGATTGGGCGGACTATCTGGATGACCTGCGCAAGTCGCACAATTCCGTGGGCGCTGTGATCGAAGTGGTGGCCGAAGGCGTCCCCTCCGGCCTTGGCGCGCCGCTCTATGGCAAGCTCGACAGCGACCTCGCCTCTGCCATGATGTCGATCAACGCCGTCAAGGCTGTGGAAATCGGCGATGGGATGGCTTCGGCCGCGCTGACCGGGGTAGAGAACGCCGATGAAATCCGCATGGGGCCGGATGGTCCGGAATTCCTGTCCAACCACGCAGGCGGTATCCTTGGCGGCATCTCTACCGGGCAGCCGGTCATCTGCCGTTTTGCGGTGAAACCCACCTCATCGATCCTGACCCCCCGCCGCACGATCAACGCCAAGGGCGAAGAGATCGACCTCATCACCAAGGGCCGCCACGACCCCTGCGTCGGCATCCGCGCCGTCCCGGTGGGCGAGGCGATGATGGCCTGCGTGCTGCTGGACCATCTGCTTTTGGATCGCGGTCAGACCGGCGGGTTGCGCGGGGCGATCGGCTGA
- a CDS encoding PTS sugar transporter subunit IIA, with translation MDLSKLLIPGAVRIVGQLTSKKRLFQELGELAAQAYGMSGATAIDGLQERESLGPTGVGHGIALPHARLEDLKQIRGVFIRLEKPLDYDSVDRQPVDLVFGLFAPKDSGVDHLKALALVSRTMRDQAVVSKLRANNDPAKIYAILTEARSTQAA, from the coding sequence ATGGACCTATCCAAGCTATTGATTCCGGGAGCTGTTCGGATTGTCGGGCAGCTGACAAGCAAGAAGCGGCTTTTCCAGGAACTGGGAGAGCTTGCCGCGCAGGCCTATGGCATGAGCGGGGCCACGGCGATTGACGGGTTGCAGGAACGCGAAAGCCTGGGCCCGACCGGCGTGGGGCATGGCATCGCCCTGCCCCATGCGCGGCTGGAAGACCTGAAGCAGATCCGGGGCGTGTTCATCCGGCTGGAGAAGCCGCTGGATTATGACAGTGTCGATCGCCAGCCTGTCGATCTGGTGTTCGGGCTGTTTGCGCCCAAGGATTCGGGCGTTGATCACCTGAAGGCGCTGGCCTTGGTCAGCCGCACAATGCGGGATCAGGCTGTGGTGTCGAAACTGCGCGCCAACAATGACCCGGCCAAGATCTATGCGATCCTGACAGAGGCCCGGTCGACCCAAGCGGCGTGA
- the raiA gene encoding ribosome-associated translation inhibitor RaiA: MRYQISGRQIDIGEALQTHVKAELGEVVEKYAQRPTDAVVIFSRAAHEHVCEATIHLSTGLTAQAKGHATEIYAAFESCREKMDKQLRRYKRRLRNHHSARTAPVEFAGGSSYILAPTEEPEDDDHTDLAQPIVIAEMETKIPSITVGEAVMQLELGGQKMLVFRNEGHGGVNVVYRRDDGNIGWIDPRNAK, encoded by the coding sequence ATGCGATACCAGATCAGCGGCCGACAGATCGACATCGGGGAGGCGCTTCAGACGCATGTGAAGGCCGAACTGGGCGAGGTGGTGGAGAAGTACGCCCAGCGCCCGACCGATGCCGTGGTGATCTTTTCGCGGGCAGCGCATGAGCATGTCTGTGAAGCAACGATCCACCTGTCGACCGGGCTGACCGCGCAAGCCAAGGGCCATGCCACGGAAATCTATGCCGCTTTCGAATCTTGCCGCGAGAAGATGGACAAGCAGCTGCGTCGCTATAAGCGCCGTCTGCGCAACCACCACAGCGCCCGGACAGCGCCTGTTGAATTCGCCGGCGGGTCGTCCTATATCCTCGCGCCAACTGAGGAGCCCGAGGACGACGACCACACTGATCTGGCGCAGCCCATTGTGATTGCCGAGATGGAGACGAAGATTCCTTCGATCACCGTCGGCGAGGCGGTGATGCAGCTGGAATTGGGGGGTCAGAAGATGCTCGTGTTCCGCAATGAAGGACATGGCGGCGTGAATGTCGTTTACCGTCGCGATGACGGGAACATCGGCTGGATCGACCCGCGCAACGCAAAATAA
- the lptB gene encoding LPS export ABC transporter ATP-binding protein, which translates to MKTGPDLTVTAGSAGLSIRNLRKSYKRRPVIRDVSMQLNRGEVVALLGPNGSGKTTCFYAIAGLVTPEGGEVLIDGRDVTALPMYRRARLGIGYLPQEVSIFRGLSVEDNILAVLEITHSDRHKRRERLEELLSEFSITHLRRAPALALSGGERRRVEIARCLAADPKYLLLDEPFAGVDPIAVGEIRGLVQDLKSRGIGVLITDHNVRETLEIVDRAYILHDGKVLMSGTTDEVVRDETVRRVYLGQNFRIG; encoded by the coding sequence GTGAAGACTGGTCCTGACCTAACCGTAACCGCCGGATCGGCGGGGCTGTCCATCCGCAACCTGCGCAAAAGCTATAAGCGGCGACCGGTGATCCGGGACGTTTCCATGCAGTTGAACCGGGGCGAAGTGGTGGCGCTGCTGGGGCCGAACGGTTCGGGCAAGACGACCTGCTTCTATGCCATTGCCGGGCTGGTGACGCCGGAAGGCGGCGAGGTGCTGATCGACGGGCGCGATGTGACCGCGCTGCCGATGTATCGCCGGGCGCGGCTGGGGATCGGCTATCTGCCGCAGGAAGTTTCAATTTTTCGCGGCCTGTCCGTCGAGGACAATATCCTTGCCGTACTAGAGATTACGCATTCCGACCGGCACAAGCGGCGCGAGCGGCTGGAGGAATTGCTGTCGGAGTTTTCAATCACCCATCTGCGGCGTGCGCCTGCGCTGGCGCTGTCGGGCGGGGAACGGCGGCGGGTGGAGATTGCGCGCTGCTTGGCGGCGGACCCGAAGTATCTGCTTCTGGACGAACCCTTTGCCGGGGTGGACCCGATTGCGGTGGGGGAAATCCGCGGATTGGTGCAGGATCTGAAAAGCCGGGGCATCGGGGTGCTGATCACCGATCATAACGTGCGCGAGACGCTGGAGATCGTGGACCGCGCCTATATCCTGCATGACGGCAAGGTGCTGATGAGCGGGACCACCGATGAGGTGGTGCGCGATGAAACGGTGCGCCGGGTTTACCTGGGCCAGAATTTCAGGATCGGCTGA
- a CDS encoding YafY family protein — translation MPRSDRLFRLLHALRTLPAPVTAERLADETGVSLRSLYRDIAALRAGGALIDGAAGFGYTLTEDPALPPQMFTRLEVEALTLALAELRHIGDPTLAAAAKSAQAKIIATLPERVQRQALHAVQETYRFEKRPPSPHLATLREASWDEAELRITYHDKDGRQTERPVWPLSIVFLDRTLMLLAWCTLRQDFRRFDLARIGTATRTGNSYRPRRVPLLREFHARLRGGGTGG, via the coding sequence GTGCCCCGCTCCGATCGCCTTTTCCGCCTTCTCCATGCTTTGCGCACCCTGCCTGCGCCCGTCACCGCCGAACGGCTGGCCGACGAAACCGGCGTCTCGCTCCGGTCTCTCTATCGCGATATTGCGGCGCTGCGCGCGGGCGGCGCCTTGATCGACGGCGCCGCAGGCTTCGGCTACACCCTGACCGAAGACCCAGCCCTTCCGCCCCAGATGTTTACCCGGTTAGAGGTGGAGGCTCTGACCCTCGCCCTTGCCGAACTGCGCCATATCGGCGACCCCACTCTGGCCGCCGCAGCGAAATCGGCTCAGGCCAAGATCATCGCCACCCTGCCTGAACGGGTGCAGCGGCAGGCCCTTCATGCCGTGCAGGAAACCTACCGCTTTGAGAAACGCCCGCCCTCTCCCCATCTTGCCACCCTGCGCGAGGCGTCATGGGACGAAGCCGAGCTTCGCATCACCTATCACGACAAGGATGGCCGGCAGACCGAGCGGCCCGTCTGGCCGCTGTCCATCGTCTTTCTGGACCGGACGCTGATGCTTTTGGCGTGGTGCACGCTGCGGCAGGATTTCCGCCGCTTCGACCTTGCGCGCATTGGCACGGCCACCCGGACGGGCAACAGCTATCGCCCCCGCCGCGTGCCGCTTTTGCGCGAATTCCACGCCCGCCTGCGGGGCGGTGGGACAGGCGGCTAG
- the thiB gene encoding thiamine ABC transporter substrate binding subunit, translating into MKTSILALGFATVATMAAAQDKPVLTVLTYDSFTAEWGPGPAVETAFEATCACDLQFVAAGDGAALLARVQMEGAASEADVVLGLDTNLTAAATTTGLFAPHGQGWKNSLPVAFDDPTFLPYDWGWFAFVHDKAKLPTPPKNFEELAASDVKIIIQDPRSSTPGLGLLMWVKAAYGDKAGAIWEGLADNIVTVTPGWSEAYGLFLEGEADMVLSYTTSPAYHLIAEEDASKAAAAFSEGHYLQVEVAGKLAATDQPELADAFLAFMGTEAFQSVIPTTNWMYPAVTPAAGLPAGFETLITPETSLLLTADEALAAREGALAEWQAALAR; encoded by the coding sequence ATGAAGACGTCCATCCTTGCGCTGGGTTTTGCCACCGTTGCCACCATGGCCGCGGCACAAGACAAGCCCGTGCTGACTGTTCTGACCTATGACAGTTTCACCGCCGAATGGGGCCCCGGCCCGGCGGTGGAAACGGCGTTCGAGGCGACCTGCGCCTGCGATCTGCAATTCGTGGCGGCGGGCGATGGCGCGGCGTTGCTGGCGCGGGTCCAGATGGAGGGGGCGGCGTCGGAGGCAGATGTCGTGCTGGGGCTGGATACCAACCTGACCGCTGCCGCCACGACCACGGGCCTGTTCGCGCCGCATGGGCAGGGGTGGAAGAACAGCCTGCCAGTGGCGTTCGATGACCCGACCTTCCTGCCCTATGACTGGGGCTGGTTTGCCTTTGTGCATGACAAGGCAAAGCTGCCCACGCCACCGAAGAATTTCGAAGAACTGGCTGCGTCAGACGTGAAGATCATCATTCAGGACCCCCGGTCATCCACCCCCGGGCTGGGGCTGCTGATGTGGGTGAAGGCCGCCTATGGTGATAAGGCGGGGGCGATCTGGGAAGGGCTGGCCGACAATATCGTGACGGTGACGCCCGGCTGGTCTGAGGCCTATGGGCTGTTTCTGGAGGGTGAGGCAGACATGGTGCTGTCCTACACCACATCGCCCGCCTATCACCTGATTGCCGAGGAAGACGCCAGCAAGGCGGCGGCGGCCTTCAGCGAAGGGCATTATTTGCAGGTCGAGGTGGCGGGGAAATTGGCCGCGACGGATCAGCCGGAACTGGCGGATGCCTTTTTGGCTTTCATGGGGACCGAGGCGTTCCAGTCGGTGATCCCGACGACGAACTGGATGTATCCGGCAGTGACACCTGCGGCGGGGTTGCCGGCGGGGTTTGAGACGTTGATCACGCCCGAAACATCACTCCTGCTGACGGCGGATGAGGCATTGGCCGCACGCGAGGGGGCGCTGGCCGAATGGCAAGCCGCGCTGGCACGCTGA
- a CDS encoding ribonuclease D — protein sequence MAIFLHQNDLPDGLDLGPVVAIDTETMGLDPRRDRLCVVQLSDGKGDAHLVQIAKGQRSAPNLERLLTDPAVVKLFHFGRFDIAALKNAFGVTTAPVWCTKIASRLIRTFTDRHGLKYLLLELVGVDVSKQQQTSDWGSVELTDAQKEYAASDVLYLHKLKAELEMRLVREGRMDLAQRCFDFLPTRAELDLMGWDEPNDIFHH from the coding sequence TTGGCCATTTTCCTGCATCAGAACGACCTGCCCGATGGTCTGGACCTTGGCCCTGTGGTGGCCATTGATACCGAGACGATGGGGCTGGACCCGCGGCGTGACCGCCTGTGCGTCGTGCAACTGTCGGACGGCAAAGGCGACGCGCATCTGGTGCAGATTGCGAAGGGGCAGAGGAGCGCGCCGAATCTGGAGCGGTTGCTGACCGATCCGGCGGTGGTGAAGCTGTTCCATTTCGGGCGGTTCGACATTGCGGCGTTGAAGAACGCCTTCGGGGTGACGACCGCGCCGGTGTGGTGCACGAAGATCGCTTCGCGGCTGATCCGGACGTTCACGGATCGGCACGGGCTGAAATACCTGCTGCTGGAACTGGTGGGCGTGGATGTTTCCAAGCAGCAACAAACGAGTGACTGGGGGTCGGTGGAGCTGACCGATGCGCAGAAGGAATATGCGGCATCGGATGTGCTGTATCTGCACAAGCTGAAGGCCGAACTGGAGATGCGGCTGGTGCGGGAGGGGCGGATGGATCTGGCGCAGCGGTGCTTTGATTTCCTTCCGACGCGGGCCGAGCTGGACCTGATGGGATGGGATGAGCCCAATGACATCTTCCACCACTGA
- a CDS encoding KpsF/GutQ family sugar-phosphate isomerase, translating to MTSSTTDLLATGRRVIRREAEALAMLAEGLDGAFAAAVELILNASGRVIVSGMGKSGHVARKIAATFASTGTPAQFVHPAEASHGDLGMVMKGDVALVLSNSGETPELADIVAHTRRFDIPLIGVAGKAESTLLKQSDVALLLPTVPEACETGIVPTTSTTMTLALGDALAIALMEHRQFTPDQFRVFHPGGKLGARLARVADLMSTDAPLVAHDAPMSDALLMMSAKGFGVVGVTDGDGYLQGIITDGDLRRHMAGLLDLSAGDVMTAAPRTIGPGALAEKAVRIMNEKKITCLFVVDPEGSQSVIGLLHIHDCLRAGIA from the coding sequence ATGACATCTTCCACCACTGATTTGCTGGCCACAGGCCGCCGCGTGATCCGCCGCGAGGCGGAGGCGCTGGCGATGCTGGCTGAAGGGCTGGACGGGGCCTTTGCCGCGGCGGTGGAGTTGATCCTGAACGCCTCGGGGCGGGTGATCGTGTCAGGCATGGGCAAATCGGGGCACGTGGCGCGCAAGATCGCCGCGACCTTTGCCAGCACGGGCACGCCCGCCCAATTTGTGCATCCGGCCGAGGCCAGCCATGGCGATCTGGGCATGGTGATGAAGGGCGATGTGGCGCTGGTGCTTTCGAACAGCGGCGAGACGCCGGAGCTTGCCGATATCGTCGCGCATACCCGGCGGTTCGACATTCCGCTGATCGGTGTGGCGGGGAAGGCGGAATCGACTCTTCTGAAACAGTCGGATGTGGCGCTGCTGTTGCCGACGGTGCCGGAGGCCTGTGAAACCGGGATCGTGCCGACGACATCGACGACGATGACGCTGGCGCTGGGGGATGCTCTGGCGATTGCGCTGATGGAGCATCGCCAGTTCACGCCGGATCAGTTCCGCGTCTTTCATCCCGGGGGAAAGCTGGGCGCGCGGCTGGCGCGGGTGGCAGATTTGATGAGCACCGACGCGCCACTGGTGGCGCATGATGCGCCGATGAGCGATGCCCTGCTGATGATGTCGGCCAAGGGCTTTGGCGTGGTTGGCGTGACGGACGGGGACGGGTATCTTCAGGGGATCATCACCGATGGTGACCTGCGCCGCCATATGGCGGGGCTGCTGGACCTGTCAGCGGGGGATGTGATGACCGCCGCGCCGCGGACCATCGGGCCGGGGGCATTGGCAGAAAAGGCCGTGCGGATCATGAACGAGAAGAAGATCACCTGCCTGTTCGTGGTGGACCCGGAGGGAAGCCAATCCGTGATCGGGCTGCTGCATATCCACGACTGCCTGCGCGCCGGGATTGCGTGA
- the lptC gene encoding LPS export ABC transporter periplasmic protein LptC: MARRVALDGWSRLVAALKVLLPLTALAILSMLFLISNRINPDDALPYAEVDVEARLKEPRMTAPTYAGTTSDGASLEVTAAEARPAAEGETGANAIGVQARLSTPDGQQTDLEAATAQMTLNGTEITFSGDVRLTHSSGYRVTSDEMTARLGETDVQARSAVAAEGPGGRITAQSMRLMPAGDGSEGYLLVFNGAVKLVYQPAK; the protein is encoded by the coding sequence ATGGCACGGCGGGTGGCGCTGGATGGCTGGTCACGGCTGGTGGCGGCCTTGAAGGTGCTGCTGCCGCTGACGGCGCTGGCGATCCTGTCGATGCTGTTTCTGATTTCCAACCGGATCAATCCGGATGACGCCCTGCCCTATGCCGAGGTGGACGTGGAGGCGCGGCTGAAAGAGCCGCGGATGACCGCGCCTACCTATGCCGGAACCACCAGCGATGGCGCGTCGCTGGAGGTGACCGCCGCAGAGGCACGGCCCGCCGCCGAGGGTGAAACCGGGGCGAATGCGATTGGCGTTCAGGCGCGGCTGAGCACCCCGGATGGGCAGCAGACCGACCTGGAAGCCGCGACGGCACAGATGACGCTGAACGGGACCGAGATCACCTTTTCCGGCGATGTGCGGTTGACGCACAGTTCCGGCTATCGCGTGACATCCGACGAGATGACCGCCCGACTGGGTGAAACCGACGTTCAGGCACGGTCTGCGGTGGCAGCTGAGGGGCCCGGCGGGCGGATCACCGCGCAGTCCATGCGTCTCATGCCTGCGGGGGATGGTAGCGAAGGTTATCTTCTGGTTTTCAACGGGGCGGTTAAGCTGGTATATCAACCGGCAAAGTAA
- a CDS encoding ABC transporter permease subunit, whose translation MASRAGTLRPPFGAAIIAALLGGMTLGTVAVVALYAGAAMPGVADWAAVRFTVTQAALSAVISCLLAVPVARALARRRFAGRGLLITLMGAPFLLPVIVAVLGLLAIFGRAGVLNDGLAMLGLPRLSIYGLHGVVLAHVFLNLPLATRMLLLGWQAIPAERFRLAQSLDLTPGAQFRHLEWPMLRATLPGAILTVFTICLASFAVALTLGGGPGATTVELAIYQALRFDFAPERAATLAVLQFALCLTALAVGWSLIRDTGFGTGLGRRVEMPAPDGWRKGMDVAAIVLAAGFLMLPLGVLVIRGLGGMDELPGGMWAATLRSVLVALVTTVLVTGAALVLAMAAGRRAAGHRLFDAAATLPLAASSLVIGTGLFLALRGVATPSAMALPVTIAVNATLALPYAYRLLLPEARALHQGHDRLAQALGLTRGARLRLVTLPCLARPLGFGAGITAALSMGDLGVITLFAAENNATLPLFIHGLMGSYRMEAAAAASLILMGISFALFALFDRIGRHAAA comes from the coding sequence ATGGCAAGCCGCGCTGGCACGCTGAGGCCACCTTTCGGGGCGGCGATAATCGCCGCCCTGCTGGGAGGGATGACGCTGGGCACAGTTGCCGTGGTGGCGCTTTATGCCGGGGCGGCGATGCCGGGTGTGGCGGATTGGGCGGCGGTGCGGTTCACCGTGACGCAAGCGGCGTTGTCGGCGGTGATCTCATGCCTGCTGGCGGTTCCGGTGGCGCGCGCGCTGGCGCGACGGCGCTTTGCGGGGCGGGGGCTGCTCATCACGCTGATGGGGGCGCCGTTCCTATTGCCGGTGATCGTGGCGGTGCTGGGCTTGCTGGCAATCTTTGGCCGTGCGGGGGTGTTGAATGACGGGCTGGCGATGCTGGGTCTGCCGCGCCTGTCGATCTATGGGCTGCATGGCGTGGTGCTGGCGCATGTGTTTTTGAACCTGCCGCTGGCGACGAGGATGCTGCTGCTGGGCTGGCAGGCGATCCCGGCCGAGCGGTTCCGGTTGGCGCAATCTTTGGACCTGACACCCGGCGCGCAGTTCCGGCATCTGGAATGGCCGATGCTCCGGGCCACCCTGCCCGGCGCGATTCTGACGGTGTTCACCATCTGCCTTGCGAGTTTCGCGGTGGCATTGACGTTGGGTGGTGGGCCGGGGGCGACGACGGTGGAACTGGCGATCTATCAGGCGCTGCGGTTCGATTTCGCGCCAGAGCGGGCGGCGACGCTGGCAGTGCTGCAATTCGCACTGTGCCTGACGGCGCTGGCGGTGGGTTGGTCGCTGATCCGGGATACGGGGTTCGGCACCGGGCTGGGGCGGCGGGTAGAGATGCCTGCGCCGGACGGATGGCGCAAGGGGATGGATGTGGCGGCGATCGTGCTGGCGGCGGGGTTTCTGATGCTGCCCTTGGGGGTGCTGGTGATCCGGGGGCTGGGCGGGATGGATGAACTGCCGGGGGGGATGTGGGCTGCGACACTGCGGTCTGTGCTGGTGGCGCTGGTGACGACGGTGCTGGTGACCGGAGCGGCGCTGGTTCTGGCGATGGCGGCGGGGCGGCGGGCGGCGGGGCATCGGTTGTTCGATGCGGCGGCGACCTTGCCGCTGGCGGCATCGTCGCTGGTGATCGGGACGGGGTTGTTTCTGGCACTGCGCGGGGTGGCCACGCCATCGGCGATGGCGCTGCCCGTGACGATTGCGGTGAATGCGACGCTGGCGCTGCCCTATGCCTATCGCCTGCTGCTGCCCGAGGCGCGGGCGCTGCATCAGGGGCATGACCGGCTGGCGCAGGCGCTGGGCCTGACGCGGGGCGCGCGGCTGCGGCTGGTCACCCTGCCCTGCCTTGCGCGGCCGCTGGGGTTTGGTGCGGGGATCACGGCGGCGCTGTCGATGGGCGATCTTGGGGTGATCACCTTGTTTGCCGCCGAGAACAACGCCACGCTGCCCCTGTTCATTCACGGGCTGATGGGCAGTTACCGGATGGAGGCGGCAGCGGCGGCATCGCTGATCCTGATGGGAATATCCTTTGCGCTGTTTGCGCTGTTTGACAGGATCGGACGCCATGCTGCAGCTTGA
- the lptA gene encoding lipopolysaccharide transport periplasmic protein LptA encodes MPAALRALILTLALSPVMGGFALAQTSINLTGLQQDTTLPVEVTADSLSVDQGTGQATFAGNVVVKQGEMTISAGTARIEYLPDGQGIAKVLLDGRVLFASPTDAAEADAAVYTIASGEVVMTGNVLLTQGQTTISGNRLVYNLDAGTGSMEGRVQTVFVPGKANP; translated from the coding sequence ATGCCCGCCGCCCTGCGCGCCTTGATCTTGACCCTGGCGCTTTCTCCGGTGATGGGCGGTTTCGCATTGGCGCAGACCAGCATCAACCTGACCGGTCTGCAACAGGACACGACCCTTCCTGTCGAGGTAACGGCTGACAGTCTGAGCGTGGATCAGGGCACGGGGCAGGCAACATTTGCCGGCAATGTCGTGGTCAAGCAGGGCGAGATGACGATTTCGGCCGGAACCGCGCGGATCGAATATCTGCCGGATGGCCAGGGAATCGCCAAGGTGCTGCTGGATGGGCGGGTGCTGTTTGCCAGCCCGACCGATGCCGCCGAGGCGGATGCTGCGGTCTATACCATCGCGTCGGGCGAGGTTGTGATGACGGGCAATGTGCTGCTGACGCAGGGGCAGACGACGATTTCGGGCAACAGGCTGGTCTATAACCTGGATGCAGGAACGGGCAGCATGGAGGGGCGGGTTCAGACAGTGTTTGTGCCCGGCAAGGCCAATCCGTGA
- a CDS encoding ATP-binding cassette domain-containing protein — protein sequence MLQLDHLVLTEGAFRLEADLTLPQGARCAVLGPSGAGKSTLLNAIAGFVAPQAGRMRWDGADITDLPPGQRPVTILFQDQNLFPHLTVERNLALGLSPDGRIDAAARVRIAEALARTGLEGLGGRKPGQLSGGQQGRAALARALLRARPLLLLDEPFAALGPALKAEMLALVREVADETGATVLMVTHDPQDAQRFADVTMLVAEGRAHAPVATGALFADPPPALAAYLGAG from the coding sequence ATGCTGCAGCTTGATCATCTTGTGCTGACCGAGGGGGCGTTCCGGCTGGAAGCGGACCTGACACTGCCACAGGGCGCGCGCTGCGCGGTGCTGGGGCCCTCGGGGGCGGGGAAATCGACGCTGCTGAATGCGATTGCGGGGTTTGTTGCGCCGCAGGCGGGGCGCATGCGGTGGGACGGGGCGGATATCACCGATCTGCCACCCGGACAGCGGCCCGTGACGATCCTGTTTCAGGATCAGAACCTGTTTCCGCATCTGACGGTGGAGCGCAACCTTGCGCTGGGCCTGTCGCCGGATGGGCGGATCGACGCGGCGGCGCGGGTGCGGATCGCGGAGGCGCTGGCGCGGACGGGGCTGGAGGGGTTGGGCGGGCGCAAGCCGGGGCAGTTGTCGGGCGGGCAGCAAGGGCGGGCGGCGCTGGCGCGGGCGCTGTTGCGGGCGCGGCCGCTGCTGTTGCTGGATGAGCCCTTTGCGGCGCTGGGCCCGGCGCTGAAGGCCGAGATGCTGGCGCTGGTGCGGGAGGTGGCGGATGAGACGGGGGCGACCGTGTTGATGGTGACGCATGACCCGCAGGACGCGCAGCGTTTTGCCGATGTGACGATGCTGGTGGCCGAGGGACGGGCACATGCGCCCGTGGCGACCGGGGCGCTGTTTGCCGATCCGCCCCCGGCGCTTGCGGCCTATCTTGGTGCAGGATGA